A region of uncultured Carboxylicivirga sp. DNA encodes the following proteins:
- a CDS encoding T9SS type A sorting domain-containing protein translates to MKRNLFAFIYTICFVFSLKAGVIYVKPSIESTAWSNQSTIYTNIQSAITAAQAGDEIWLASGTYYVTEGTATSDQLLIEQSIGIYGGFSGTETSLTDRNWNLYPTIISGDIGVADDLSDNTERLIRVAAASDDKVVIDGLILEKAYGGGGIFTMTGDVELVNVIVRDNHATSYDGGGVYNRYCTLQLVNCLIYNNESNRWGAGVYQDLDQGSTTLINCTVVNNHSNDTGGGLFGHSVGNLKVYNSIVWGNTANVTGDNTYNVSMVQYSCLEDAISGTGNINDNPLFVDESANNYNLTGTSPAIDAASNDLISEPKDLNCHTRIIATVDMGAMEYVPSAGVIYVKPGSESTAWSVQNVVYTDLQSAISVAQAGDEIWLAEGTYFVTEGTATSDQLLIEMSMSLYGGFSGSETSVAERNFSLNPTILSGDIGIADDLSDNTERLIRVEAAVDDKVVIDGVILEKAYGGGGIVTMTGDVELVNVIVRNNHATSYDGGGVYNRYSKLDLVNCLIYNNESNRWGAGVYQDLNQGSTTLINCTVVNNHANDTGGGLFGHSIGNLKVYNSIVWGNTANVTGNNTYNVSQVEYSCLEDAISGTGNINDNPLFVDVAGLDFHLTTASPCIDAAFNSSIANYSLDLDFSERIKNNVVDMGVYEASLSTGLVETNTNTNVLVYPNPIASDDLINIILPHLSEQIVVTVYDLSGKLIGEKNFKNVSSVTYALEYNKSGMYLVNIQYDDQIYKCKLVVK, encoded by the coding sequence ATGAAAAGAAATCTATTCGCTTTTATTTACACAATATGTTTTGTTTTTAGCTTGAAAGCTGGTGTCATTTATGTAAAGCCAAGCATAGAAAGTACTGCTTGGAGTAACCAAAGTACTATTTATACAAATATACAAAGTGCCATTACTGCAGCACAGGCAGGTGATGAAATTTGGCTTGCATCAGGAACCTATTATGTTACAGAAGGAACGGCAACTTCGGATCAGCTTTTAATTGAACAGAGCATTGGTATTTATGGAGGTTTTTCAGGAACGGAAACTTCTCTAACTGACCGAAATTGGAATTTATACCCAACTATAATTAGTGGAGATATTGGTGTTGCAGACGATTTAAGTGATAACACAGAACGATTAATAAGGGTTGCGGCTGCCTCAGATGATAAGGTAGTAATTGATGGCTTGATTCTTGAAAAAGCCTATGGAGGTGGTGGAATATTTACCATGACAGGAGACGTTGAATTAGTAAATGTTATTGTTCGTGATAATCATGCAACCAGTTATGATGGAGGTGGTGTTTATAATCGATATTGTACATTACAATTGGTAAACTGTTTGATTTATAATAATGAAAGTAATCGTTGGGGAGCAGGAGTCTATCAGGATTTGGATCAGGGATCTACAACTTTGATTAACTGTACAGTTGTTAATAATCATTCGAATGATACAGGTGGAGGATTATTTGGGCATTCTGTTGGTAACCTGAAAGTTTATAATAGCATTGTTTGGGGCAATACAGCCAATGTTACCGGAGATAATACTTACAATGTAAGTATGGTACAATACTCTTGTCTGGAAGATGCAATATCCGGAACCGGAAATATTAATGATAATCCTTTATTTGTTGATGAGTCAGCAAATAATTATAATTTGACTGGCACATCACCTGCAATTGACGCAGCCTCTAATGACTTGATTTCAGAACCAAAAGATCTGAACTGCCATACAAGAATTATTGCAACTGTTGATATGGGAGCAATGGAATATGTTCCATCAGCTGGTGTTATTTACGTAAAACCAGGTTCGGAAAGTACCGCCTGGAGTGTGCAAAACGTTGTTTATACTGATTTACAATCTGCGATTTCAGTTGCACAGGCAGGAGATGAAATCTGGCTTGCTGAAGGAACTTACTTTGTTACAGAAGGAACTGCAACTTCGGATCAGCTTTTAATTGAAATGAGCATGAGTCTTTATGGAGGTTTTTCGGGTTCGGAAACATCTGTAGCAGAACGGAATTTCAGTTTAAACCCAACTATACTTAGTGGTGATATTGGTATTGCTGATGATCTGAGTGATAATACAGAAAGATTAATTAGAGTTGAGGCAGCTGTCGATGATAAGGTAGTAATTGATGGTGTGATTCTTGAAAAAGCCTATGGAGGTGGTGGAATAGTTACCATGACAGGAGACGTTGAATTAGTAAATGTTATTGTTCGTAATAATCATGCAACAAGCTATGATGGAGGTGGTGTTTATAACCGTTATAGTAAATTAGATCTGGTAAACTGTTTAATTTATAATAATGAAAGTAATCGTTGGGGCGCAGGAGTTTATCAGGATTTAAATCAGGGATCAACTACATTGATAAACTGTACGGTTGTTAATAATCATGCGAATGATACTGGTGGTGGATTGTTTGGTCATTCTATCGGTAACCTGAAAGTTTATAATAGCATTGTTTGGGGCAATACAGCTAATGTTACCGGAAATAATACCTACAATGTAAGTCAAGTAGAATACTCTTGTCTTGAAGACGCAATATCAGGCACTGGTAATATTAATGACAATCCATTGTTTGTTGATGTAGCTGGATTGGATTTTCACTTAACAACAGCTTCTCCATGTATTGATGCCGCTTTTAATAGTTCAATAGCAAATTACTCATTAGATCTTGACTTTAGCGAACGAATCAAAAATAATGTTGTTGACATGGGAGTGTATGAAGCAAGTCTCTCAACAGGTTTGGTGGAAACAAATACTAATACAAATGTTTTGGTTTATCCTAATCCTATCGCTTCAGATGATTTGATTAACATTATATTACCTCATTTGTCAGAACAAATAGTTGTTACAGTATATGATTTGTCAGGTAAGTTGATTGGGGAAAAGAACTTCAAAAATGTTTCATCAGTGACTTATGCATTGGAGTATAATAAGTCTGGTATGTATCTGGTTAATATTCAGTATGATGATCAAATTTATAAGTGTAAACTCGTTGTGAAGTAA
- a CDS encoding IPT/TIG domain-containing protein, giving the protein MMNKLLKRLGRNLFLIFLISFSCKKDYQKSEVIVLSTNKVTYDGTTKNGVTFSASIMLDSEYNILEQGFVVDLKSDPTLDDEVVRVNEVSNKSFSILFEDILVPDTAYYVRGYVKTEKYLVYGNEVEFYSNGSQPPLISKIEPSVAFWGDTILITGENFDKSGKNNKVYFNDLNSKKVWGSKDTIYVIVPDELNEKKSELKVSLYGQDSENTKSFEIYSPIIENVNKTQGQFPDTIVINGDRFNPEYIDISLDGYECKIIAAGREEISFIVPFIGKGGEYLLRLNQVNENQTVADKFQYNEQEIYGLPDEGVFYGDDMVIKGNNIDFRMFPLTVYVDNYYMNDAYYKKYQDSISFRLKNSWYDLKKDNIYFLKEGISGTKIFESIFSFRNPQIEMIDKETVVNGTLIINAKGCSFGMVYLQGPVTESHYLTMTRNEGEWSLRYDLLPGTYHFYYESEILGRSETNDFTILQPVLNSLEKNSYSRKDELIVINGDNLPINMWSGNTNFKIKHLDSDRIFHFNSRVENLSNNQINPLWLVGKGEYEIYLQLRGEKISNSLPFFFEDDFEYVDSIAGFVKPPNWNAKGLKWGNNLFIGDGWHSYLVDLDSKAIKGVEGIESALRDLVRVGDNVFFLDEFGMIYTIKDVVDQWQATVIELPELVDAIFLHEDDLWYITRNGEVYEYNGGDIQFFGSIPNYERCLYAYANNSELFLFKQTNVVIRDMNSLIINEMIEYDIDDFMWTEKNFVPSKNGIGVYHNRTFSFFDLDNHTFSSPNEYGLPGYYDSVLFNDDNDDLFLLNENHIYKY; this is encoded by the coding sequence ATGATGAACAAATTATTAAAAAGGTTGGGCAGAAATTTATTTCTTATTTTTTTGATTTCTTTTAGTTGCAAAAAAGACTATCAGAAATCAGAAGTTATTGTTCTGTCGACGAACAAAGTAACATATGATGGAACAACCAAAAACGGTGTTACCTTTTCTGCTTCAATTATGCTCGATAGCGAGTATAATATTCTAGAACAAGGATTTGTGGTTGATCTGAAAAGTGATCCAACATTGGATGATGAAGTGGTCAGGGTAAATGAAGTAAGTAATAAAAGTTTTTCAATCTTATTTGAGGATATTCTTGTTCCCGACACTGCATATTATGTAAGAGGTTATGTGAAAACTGAAAAATACCTGGTTTATGGTAACGAAGTCGAATTTTACTCAAATGGATCGCAACCACCACTTATATCAAAAATAGAGCCTTCAGTTGCTTTCTGGGGCGATACAATACTTATAACCGGAGAAAACTTTGACAAGTCTGGAAAGAATAATAAAGTTTATTTTAATGATCTCAATTCAAAAAAAGTGTGGGGAAGTAAGGATACAATTTATGTTATTGTACCTGATGAATTAAATGAGAAGAAAAGTGAGCTAAAAGTCAGCCTTTATGGACAAGATTCTGAAAACACAAAAAGTTTTGAAATTTACTCACCAATAATAGAAAATGTAAATAAAACACAAGGTCAGTTTCCTGATACAATTGTGATTAATGGGGATCGGTTTAATCCTGAATATATTGATATTTCATTGGATGGATATGAATGTAAAATAATTGCTGCAGGTCGGGAAGAGATTTCATTTATTGTTCCATTCATTGGCAAAGGAGGAGAATATCTACTCCGGTTAAATCAGGTTAATGAAAACCAGACTGTAGCTGATAAATTTCAATATAATGAGCAGGAGATTTATGGTTTGCCCGATGAAGGGGTTTTTTATGGTGACGATATGGTGATTAAAGGTAATAATATCGATTTTAGAATGTTTCCTCTTACTGTTTATGTCGATAATTATTATATGAATGATGCATATTATAAAAAATATCAGGATTCTATTTCTTTCAGATTAAAAAATTCATGGTATGATTTGAAAAAGGATAATATCTATTTCCTGAAGGAAGGAATAAGCGGAACTAAAATTTTCGAAAGTATATTCAGCTTTAGAAATCCACAAATTGAGATGATAGACAAGGAGACTGTTGTTAACGGTACTTTAATAATTAATGCAAAGGGGTGTTCTTTTGGGATGGTTTACCTGCAAGGACCTGTTACAGAATCTCATTATTTAACAATGACTAGAAATGAGGGAGAATGGTCCTTGCGATATGATTTGTTACCGGGAACATATCATTTCTACTATGAAAGTGAGATTTTAGGAAGGTCAGAAACGAATGACTTTACTATTCTTCAACCCGTATTGAACTCCCTGGAAAAGAATAGCTATAGTAGGAAGGATGAACTAATTGTAATAAATGGTGACAATCTTCCGATTAATATGTGGTCAGGTAATACGAATTTTAAGATTAAGCATTTAGATTCTGATCGTATATTTCACTTTAATAGTAGGGTTGAAAACCTGAGTAATAATCAAATTAATCCTTTGTGGCTGGTTGGAAAAGGTGAATATGAGATTTACCTTCAACTAAGAGGGGAGAAGATTAGTAACTCATTACCTTTTTTCTTTGAAGATGATTTTGAATATGTTGATAGTATTGCTGGTTTTGTGAAGCCACCAAATTGGAATGCAAAAGGATTAAAATGGGGAAATAATCTTTTTATTGGAGATGGATGGCATAGTTATTTGGTGGATTTAGATTCAAAAGCAATTAAAGGGGTAGAGGGAATAGAATCTGCATTAAGAGATTTAGTTAGAGTTGGAGACAATGTATTTTTTCTTGATGAATTTGGTATGATATACACTATTAAAGATGTGGTTGACCAATGGCAGGCTACAGTAATTGAATTGCCGGAGTTGGTTGATGCCATCTTTCTGCATGAGGATGATCTATGGTATATTACACGTAATGGAGAAGTTTATGAGTATAATGGTGGGGATATTCAATTTTTCGGAAGTATTCCTAATTATGAAAGATGTTTATATGCTTATGCAAATAATTCTGAATTATTTTTGTTTAAGCAAACTAATGTTGTAATAAGAGACATGAACTCATTAATTATTAATGAAATGATTGAATATGATATTGATGATTTTATGTGGACAGAAAAAAACTTTGTGCCATCAAAAAATGGTATAGGCGTGTATCATAATCGCACCTTTAGTTTTTTTGATCTAGACAATCACACGTTTTCATCTCCTAATGAATATGGTCTACCCGGATATTATGATAGTGTATTATTTAATGATGATAATGATGATCTATTCCTTCTGAATGAAAACCACATATATAAATACTAA
- a CDS encoding TonB-dependent receptor, translating to MKKILLLVAAIILLMEVSIGQSLSQTIKGRVLDADTHQPLPGVNVILSDSNPPIGTITDTEGNYELTNIPIGRQSLQFSFMGYEPAKFSELEIGSGRVFILNVKMKESFQQLNEITIKPEFRKDKAQNNMATLSARSFSVEEATRYAGGWNDPSRLAGSFAGVTMAEGVNDNAIVIRGNAPKGILWRLEDVEIPAPNHLNGVNNGGGIETVFSVNMLDNSDFYTGAFPAEYSNAMSGIFDMKFRNGSNEKLQSTFQVGSQGIDISVEGPFKKNGDATFLFNYRYSTMGLIGEFLDGNFGLPTYQDLSFKVHLPTQHAGEFSIWGIGGISSVSFDPDDDMSSWTNTFDNNQYSTGSDIAASGFSHLINTGSKTFIKSTVAVSYDQFRMESNQWQRDGNIVPLADHNEDNTRLLLSSYINHKFGNRHTNRTGIRYNQTHYSILVNGNPDPMDGSTLIRIADQSGNIGQTQIFTQSKWRITSTLDFIGGITASHFDINNELIVEPRISTIWRYLPQHSISLAYGKHSRPEPLRFYEAQSSSGEALNTDLKVTKANHFVLGYDFRINSNLKLKIEGYYQQLYDVPVIDGSSYSILNYKWDDYFEDALVNKGSGSNTGIDITLERFMKQGTYYMMTASFFDSKYVGGDKIERSTSFNRNYVINFLGGKEWKVGLNNSFGLNTKIAFMGGNRFTPADQEASRQNEMVILEESRAFEWQEDPKLFIDLSLNYKINGKKKAQVLMIQAKNLLAQKEMFGWAYDFEKQKVIEHGMAMVYPYFTYRIEF from the coding sequence ATGAAGAAGATATTATTGTTAGTTGCTGCTATTATACTATTAATGGAAGTAAGTATTGGACAGAGCCTAAGCCAAACAATTAAAGGAAGAGTTTTGGATGCAGACACTCACCAACCATTACCCGGAGTAAATGTAATTCTCTCCGACTCCAATCCACCTATTGGCACAATAACTGACACTGAAGGGAATTATGAACTAACCAATATACCAATAGGCCGCCAGAGCTTGCAATTTAGTTTTATGGGATATGAACCTGCAAAATTCAGTGAATTGGAGATTGGTTCAGGAAGAGTTTTTATATTGAATGTAAAAATGAAAGAGAGCTTTCAACAATTAAATGAAATAACCATTAAACCAGAATTTAGAAAAGATAAGGCTCAGAATAATATGGCGACTTTATCAGCCCGCTCATTTAGTGTTGAAGAGGCTACCCGTTATGCCGGAGGTTGGAATGATCCATCCAGGTTAGCCGGTTCATTTGCGGGAGTAACCATGGCTGAAGGCGTAAATGATAACGCGATCGTAATACGGGGCAATGCACCCAAAGGTATTTTGTGGCGATTGGAAGATGTAGAAATCCCTGCTCCTAACCACTTAAACGGGGTAAATAATGGGGGTGGAATCGAAACTGTTTTTAGTGTTAATATGCTGGATAATTCAGATTTCTATACCGGAGCTTTTCCGGCAGAATACAGTAATGCAATGTCGGGTATTTTTGATATGAAGTTTCGAAATGGAAGCAATGAAAAGTTGCAATCTACTTTTCAGGTTGGGTCGCAAGGCATTGATATTAGTGTTGAAGGTCCTTTTAAAAAGAATGGTGATGCAACCTTTCTTTTCAACTATCGCTATTCAACCATGGGATTGATTGGAGAGTTTTTGGATGGGAACTTTGGATTACCGACCTATCAGGATTTAAGTTTTAAAGTTCATCTGCCAACACAGCATGCCGGTGAATTTTCGATTTGGGGCATTGGTGGCATAAGCAGTGTTTCATTCGATCCTGATGATGACATGAGTAGCTGGACCAACACATTTGATAACAATCAATATTCAACAGGTTCTGATATTGCGGCTTCAGGCTTTTCGCATTTGATCAATACTGGTTCTAAAACTTTTATTAAATCGACTGTTGCTGTCAGCTATGATCAATTCAGAATGGAAAGTAACCAATGGCAACGCGATGGAAACATCGTTCCTTTGGCCGACCATAACGAAGATAACACACGCCTTCTTTTGAGTAGCTACATCAATCATAAGTTTGGCAATCGACATACCAATCGTACAGGAATTCGATACAACCAAACACACTATAGCATCCTTGTAAATGGAAATCCCGATCCAATGGATGGTTCAACGCTAATTCGCATTGCAGATCAATCAGGTAATATTGGGCAAACTCAAATTTTTACTCAAAGTAAATGGCGCATCACTTCCACACTAGATTTCATAGGTGGTATAACTGCTTCTCATTTCGATATAAACAATGAATTAATAGTAGAACCACGTATCAGTACAATTTGGCGTTATTTACCCCAACACTCCATCAGCCTTGCTTATGGAAAACACAGTCGTCCGGAACCATTACGATTTTATGAAGCTCAGAGTTCAAGTGGTGAAGCCTTAAACACTGATTTAAAAGTGACCAAAGCCAATCATTTTGTTTTGGGATATGATTTTCGAATCAATTCAAATTTAAAACTAAAAATTGAAGGCTATTATCAGCAATTATATGATGTTCCTGTGATTGATGGTAGCTCTTATTCAATTTTAAACTACAAATGGGACGATTACTTCGAAGATGCTTTGGTAAACAAAGGATCAGGCAGTAATACTGGTATTGATATAACACTCGAAAGATTTATGAAACAAGGTACTTATTATATGATGACGGCTTCATTTTTCGATTCGAAATATGTTGGAGGTGATAAGATAGAACGAAGTACCTCGTTCAATCGCAATTATGTAATTAATTTTCTTGGAGGTAAAGAATGGAAAGTGGGACTAAATAACAGCTTTGGATTAAATACCAAAATTGCTTTCATGGGCGGAAATCGTTTTACTCCGGCAGACCAGGAGGCATCCAGACAAAACGAAATGGTAATATTAGAAGAAAGCAGAGCTTTTGAATGGCAAGAAGATCCTAAATTATTTATCGACTTATCGTTGAATTATAAAATTAATGGGAAGAAAAAAGCTCAGGTATTAATGATTCAGGCTAAAAATCTTTTGGCACAAAAAGAGATGTTTGGTTGGGCTTATGACTTTGAAAAACAAAAAGTGATTGAACATGGAATGGCGATGGTTTATCCATATTTCACTTATCGAATTGAGTTTTAA
- a CDS encoding IPT/TIG domain-containing protein has protein sequence MNRKLYIVLIVLLFLGCQKDYQKSDVIVLSTNEVSYDGTTKNGVTFSASIMLDSEYNILEQGFVLGLKSGPTLDDEVLKVDELSNKSFSVLYKDILVPDTTYYIRGYVKTEKYLVYGNEITFFSNGSQPPVISKIEPSVVFWGDTVMITGTNFDKNGENNKVFFNDFISKSVWGGKDTIFAIVPDELNEKKGAIKVNLYGQDSRNTKNFEIHSPIIEGISSLEGCFPMEIVIDGKYFSYSGFNPIKCSLVINGITHSLYSSNSRDSIKFRLPFLGLGVDDLCSIKFSQIGESYLVTDKFKLIPQEIKLKKDSVTIAQPILLNTENLDINTVTVTAKLNEREIASREVVKINSSEFYVYAWGKMEDENFLLDIFLNNKLCYSKVIERAGPAIYEIYTDKLSSYSDLEFYILGVDYSEECWMQMKDINGQIESVLVKPVYNRVPRGYAFRAYVAWPENVIDGEYEVRLLFKGRFSHWENIYISK, from the coding sequence ATGAATAGAAAGCTTTATATAGTATTAATAGTTCTTTTATTTTTAGGGTGCCAAAAAGACTATCAGAAATCTGATGTTATAGTCCTTTCCACGAATGAAGTTTCATATGATGGAACAACCAAAAACGGTGTTACCTTTTCTGCTTCAATTATGCTTGATAGCGAGTATAATATATTAGAACAAGGATTTGTGTTAGGTTTGAAAAGCGGACCTACATTAGATGATGAAGTACTCAAGGTAGATGAATTAAGCAATAAAAGTTTTTCAGTTTTATATAAAGACATTCTTGTTCCGGATACTACATATTACATTAGAGGTTATGTGAAAACTGAAAAATACCTGGTTTATGGAAACGAAATCACATTTTTCTCAAATGGATCCCAACCACCTGTAATATCAAAAATTGAGCCCTCGGTCGTTTTCTGGGGTGATACAGTAATGATTACAGGAACAAATTTCGATAAGAATGGTGAAAATAATAAAGTGTTTTTTAATGACTTCATTTCAAAAAGTGTGTGGGGAGGAAAGGATACGATTTTTGCGATTGTTCCGGATGAATTAAATGAGAAAAAAGGAGCGATAAAAGTTAATCTTTATGGACAAGATTCACGAAATACGAAAAATTTTGAAATACATAGTCCAATTATTGAGGGAATTAGTTCATTAGAAGGTTGTTTTCCTATGGAAATTGTAATTGATGGTAAATACTTTTCATACTCCGGGTTTAATCCAATCAAATGTAGTTTGGTTATAAATGGAATAACACATAGTTTATATAGTTCTAATTCACGAGACTCAATCAAATTTAGATTGCCATTTTTAGGTTTGGGTGTTGATGATCTGTGTTCAATAAAATTTAGTCAAATTGGTGAAAGTTATCTTGTAACCGATAAGTTTAAGTTAATTCCTCAGGAAATAAAATTGAAAAAAGACAGTGTTACAATCGCACAACCTATTTTGTTGAATACTGAAAATTTAGATATAAACACGGTAACCGTAACAGCTAAGTTAAACGAGAGGGAAATTGCATCTCGCGAAGTGGTTAAGATAAACTCTTCGGAGTTCTATGTGTATGCCTGGGGTAAAATGGAGGATGAAAATTTTCTCCTGGATATATTTTTAAACAATAAGCTTTGTTATTCAAAAGTTATTGAACGAGCTGGTCCGGCGATTTATGAGATTTATACAGATAAACTTTCTTCATACAGTGATCTGGAATTTTATATACTTGGTGTAGATTATTCAGAAGAATGCTGGATGCAAATGAAGGATATTAATGGTCAAATTGAAAGTGTGTTGGTTAAACCGGTTTACAATCGCGTTCCAAGAGGATACGCCTTTAGGGCTTATGTTGCATGGCCAGAGAATGTTATTGATGGAGAATATGAAGTGAGACTATTATTTAAAGGAAGATTCTCTCATTGGGAAAACATCTATATTTCTAAATAA
- a CDS encoding helix-turn-helix domain-containing protein has product MINNLLVIFLVGSLGLLSFIHLSNPWKINKKGNLYFGIFLFFWASFWIDEIIEITSNAQLPESWNFIVRSVQILITPLLYFTIIFYSNPFYRFRKRDLIHLAIPLIYAFCLYALFNNSTNSSWFTIIVLGIISFQALFYVSISYLKIRKHKRLIHQITSNNQGRDLIWLEYIILQIFITSIIVVIANIFFKTERPGLLINGINVMAVYLIAYFSLRQKEIFPIKKGREKELDYLSQDEDEQETTRRKLISDSELESIKTKLISVMKNEQPFLDSELNLMKLADLVDITPHQLSYTINNGFDLNFFQYVNQHRIEKAKELLNDDSNNYTILAIAFESGFNSKTSFNTTFKKLTHQTPSQFKKSNH; this is encoded by the coding sequence GTGATTAACAATCTTTTAGTAATATTTTTAGTTGGTTCATTAGGACTACTTTCCTTTATCCACCTTTCAAACCCATGGAAAATTAATAAGAAAGGCAACCTCTATTTTGGTATATTTCTTTTCTTTTGGGCGTCATTCTGGATTGATGAGATAATCGAAATAACTTCTAATGCCCAGTTGCCTGAAAGCTGGAATTTTATTGTAAGAAGCGTTCAAATTCTAATTACTCCGTTATTATATTTTACAATCATCTTTTACTCCAATCCTTTTTACCGATTTAGAAAAAGAGACCTTATACACCTCGCCATACCACTTATTTATGCATTTTGTTTATATGCTCTTTTTAATAATTCCACTAATTCGAGTTGGTTTACAATTATTGTTTTAGGCATCATTTCCTTTCAAGCATTATTTTACGTATCCATTTCGTATCTAAAGATCAGAAAACACAAAAGATTAATTCATCAAATTACATCAAACAATCAAGGAAGAGACCTTATCTGGCTGGAATACATTATTCTACAAATTTTCATTACGAGCATTATTGTGGTTATTGCCAATATATTCTTCAAAACAGAAAGACCAGGCCTTCTTATTAATGGAATAAATGTAATGGCAGTTTACCTTATAGCATACTTTTCATTACGTCAAAAAGAAATATTTCCCATTAAAAAAGGCCGCGAAAAAGAGTTGGATTACCTAAGCCAAGACGAAGATGAACAGGAGACAACAAGGCGAAAATTGATTTCTGACTCGGAATTAGAATCAATTAAAACCAAATTGATTTCTGTTATGAAAAATGAACAGCCTTTTCTTGATAGTGAATTAAACCTTATGAAACTGGCAGATTTGGTTGACATTACACCTCATCAGCTATCCTATACCATAAATAATGGTTTTGATTTGAACTTCTTTCAATACGTGAATCAACATCGAATTGAAAAAGCAAAAGAATTATTAAATGACGATTCTAATAACTATACTATTCTTGCTATTGCATTCGAATCAGGCTTTAATTCCAAAACATCTTTCAATACTACTTTCAAAAAACTAACCCATCAAACACCTTCTCAATTTAAAAAAAGCAACCATTAA